In Nilaparvata lugens isolate BPH chromosome 13, ASM1435652v1, whole genome shotgun sequence, the sequence TGATGATGAGAGACCTTTGTTTAAAACAATATCAGCGATTTCTTCCTCACATTTTCCTGTAACAGTCTTTTTGGGATTTTCCGTGATTGGTCAACCCACGCTGATTTCTGAGAGAGGGAGAGACTTTTTTCTCCCTCGTTCTAATGTTTTTATccatcttctatataataagagagagtagggttgtgtttgttcgcatcaaaacatttcaacttgtggattgcttACCGAAAAAACAGGAATGATTTgaatctccaaattttgcacatagattctaaaaatatcaaactcgtgcacctcgaaatccaaatttcaattttccatctaGATTTTCCACAATTAATGTTCGAATTTCATTCATGAGACATGAATACATACCATATTATGTTGATagagaactataatctagagagtaTCTCTCCGAAACTTATGAttaaaattggcaactaaattaataatcagcacaattttgtcaggttttaaggtattaagttgaggaaggtttccaaacaagatttgagttctgtcactttatcaggtcagcaccaagttgaagaacttatcaATACTATAAAAAAGGAgagaactggctcatacacatatgggataggaaattcacgaatgacgcatcatcacgtctcaactactcaactgattaacttgtatttttgaatatggATTCCTCATTTACCGGGGATGGTTACtggcctatttcaaatttttcaagatttgaacACGTCACGTTTACAGTTTGTCAAGCTTTAATTAGACAATTGAGGGGCACTGATTACCTAGTAGTCAATACTCTAATGAAGTAGAGAACTAGCATATTcttgtacgggataggaaattcacgaatgacgcatcatcacgtctcaactactggactggttaacttgaaattttgcatatagattccttatttaccgaggatgctTATGGGTCtacttttaattcttcaagaccCCATTACAAGTTTTCACTTTGTCAAGGTTTCAATATTAGACCCTTGCGTAGtacgggttatctgctagtaaGAGCTAATAGCTTAGCAACTTAGAACTTGACGAGagaaacaataatatgtcatcacattggcgaaattcactcCTACTCTtcagttataagcatttgaagatgagtgatttctctgatctgtgagtggacaaaagattttatgtttcatttaataactcaccctgtattgtagcggaACGTTtctagttatttgtgcaactagtgcgcaaagtgacagtttgctgcaccgaaagaaacgtttacgcccgagccgtaggcgagggcggaatggtttcttgagtgcagcagaggaactttgcgcacgtatttcacattaagtttttcctacagttaccattgaatatgaaaagtgggtaattatgggtaaaattgtgtgaaatgcatcaaatgaatatctgtgtaattttattattgataaaaaccttaatcctaaaatcctaaagtcctcgttgtccttggttataatatataatgaataataattagcgcgttgtgcttggttgcacctctgctcacaatagcagccacagcagtcactgttaccaacttcattttgattttgctgcactgttgctccatataacctactaagtattttgcgttgccatgttgcaaatctggagtgcagaaaaatttttcccgcactagagcggaaaagtgattctttgcgttctgtaatcagtgcagcaatggccacttttcaacgtaactgtaggaaaatattatagcaggacacttgttaggtcaacctctatccatagcccgaatttcaaccaaatatgggggatttgcatttttcatgaaatccataaATAACTTTTTGCAAAAATGTCAAATGGAGTTTTGCAAAAATGCTCAAAACTTAAAATCTCTTTAACTGTCAGGAATTATAGTAGTTGAGGGGTGGAATAAACCTCCTAGCCTGATAATTCTACCACATTATTTCAGAAACTGATAGATAATTGTATGAATTGATGTGGGTTGAATTCTATCCAAATGTATTGAGTACAATAGGAATTTACTAGCAAGAACTTTCATTGTGGCTTTTGATAATGGAAATACGTGTGTTTCATTCACAATAACAACAGAGTTATCAAACTAAGTTACTATTGCATGAATCCATTTCACACGAATATGATTCCAAACCCTTTATCGAATTATATGAAAGTTTGATTCTATTTCGGAATAGCCGGAACAAACCGGATATGATTCAATAGAGTGTTGGGGTCCGAAAAGTTTACTATGTAATTTGTGAATTTGCACCCTGACTGGATATTCGAGATTTGTTCATAGATTGGAGGAAAAGAGAGGTAGAAGGGAAGGGCAGAGattaaagagagaaagatagagagagattgattatttgcctttattagggcggagttaggactgcaggtcctctctgccacaatattaatcaataatttgatcttatctacccatataattattttactttatcaattttctgtttttttttttctcttaaatattcatataaattaaaacttttacaatatttccactattaaataaatccttagtttaattaatgtaATTAACGGTTTGGTAgggagttagtggggaggaaatttttaatattctttccgaaaaatggacattgatatgtccaaagctccgccaattcatgtagatgcattacaatataattatctacagttattacagattgcttttttcatatcatatacagttcaataatcattttcttaatctatattatgtaaattcatctataattttgctgtattgtaagctattgtatataagtgtataagccagtatatattgtaatctacataaataaagtactcaatcaaaccACACACCCTCAACACGAGAGAAAAAGAGGAATGAGAAAGTCAAGTCAAATCAAGCTGTATTCCATTGAATAAATTacatttctatttcaatattatctattgCTAGAATCTAAGCATTATATTATACAGTCTCCTAATGATAATATgcatggaaaaataaatattggaatacAGTGTGTGGAATCAGCTGACCTAAattgaagtccacgttataatggcagtgatatgattggcaatggtattgctatccttgtctatcattcaacaaagcggatagcgccatctctttctcgctttgctctgttgccagatagtcTTTTGACAAcgaagaattgataattgattaacaaagtATTTCATCTCGATTATGAACctattgaaaatagttatttgtatatctagagtgaaaagtacgactttttctccctgagggaaaagtttgaagcccgaggcgaagccgagggcaacaattttcctgagggagaaaaagtatttttcactcgtgatgtacacaacatttttcctccatctacatttttttatagaaactgcaaataaaatcattttaataacttacgtattggtgacaatgattcctaacaacataacctaaaatctaaaacctaaaaatcGGCCGTCtaattggcactgccgattgcgctatctatcggctgaagttgtaacaattatatcagctgggtgtttcccaaaaatggctgactccagatcacgcggttcagatttgaattgcagatcaaaaatatttgttggctggtattttgaatagaataagatattttaaaaattgtataaatttttaacgtctactaatattaagaatattataatatcatacaaacatatatattccatgagttgatcaaattactggatgtggtattgaattcagttgactcaatgacagacacctcttcatgctttctcatctgagcttagaccttctaacctattataatgtgagtttttaaaataaagatgcttcccatgttatttaaatggagtcacttttactccctagggagtttttctgttttttactaccgagagcgagaaagtgacactttagtattatgtttcagggagtaaagtaagtactttagccagtaggtgggggaaaatataattactggctcaataaaatataattgattatgttAAACAAGAATGGTACATGAATAAACCTGaataggaagaaaaataaaagttaagttgacttgaaaatggcatcaatgttgaaacatgttgtgattaaataattcaaaaatggtACTGGGTTTttatctttctttctttttatattacaagtagccatatacagaaaagagataaatcaataaacctgtatcagctaccgtctatagaaggcattgacaagacagaggatcggcgacgctgttcttctatcttcctccactgttattattaataacgtggacctctctataggaaTGAAGCTTCAGGGTAGAGGGAGAAGAAAATTGTGAGAATAtgagaaatttaataaaatgagGGTTACATGCGGAGTAATATTGATAGTATGTCGAATAAGGTGAAGGAGAGGAAAGGAGATAAAGAAAGATGCGATGAGCGAAAAAAAGATTGTGATAATATGAGAAATTCAGAGAAATGAGAGATACATGTGAAACAGttgagaataagaaggagatggagaaaaaGATGCAGTGAAGGGAGAAAGAAAGATGCAATAAACGGAAAACAAAATTATGAGAAATTTGGGAAAAACAGAGATGAATGCCAGACAGTTCAAattagaaaaagaaggagaagtgaaGGGAAAAAGGAAGATGGAATAAACTGAAAGAAAATTGTGAGAATATGAGAAATTCTGGGGAATGAATGATACATACAGTAAAAAATGGGAAGGAGAAGAGAATGGTGGAAAGTAGATGCAATAAACAAAAGAGAAATtttgagaatattagaaattcAGAAAAATGAAGGATACATGTGAAACAGTTGAGAATAGGAAAGAGATAGAGAAAAAGATGAAGTGAGAAAAAAGTGTGCGATAAACGGAAAAGTGAATTATGAGAAATTCGGGAAAATGAGAGATACAATTACCAAAGTTaaaataagaaggagaatgagaagtgaagggaagaagaagaatggaataAACTGAAAAGGAGATTGATTGTGAGAATATGATAAATTTAGGAGAATGAGAGATACATAGAGTTGGAAATACTtgtggactgaaaattttgtgaattgaagaactgcAAGACTTagggccgatttccgagctcgggattcagctaagttctagactttaaacagctggactcagaaaattggctttccaaaacggggtgtagtcgcagcttttataacagtagtcgtagtttttattttctaatttctataattggaaacgtttttccttgacgagattaaacattcctaaataattccaAAACAGCTTAAACTtcatagtattttctctttattttattttgtgttcaattttcaagtttttcgaaatttaattcaaacgtgactgtGACAATGACTaggactacgccccgttttcgaaagccaattttctgactccagctgtttaaagcctagaacttagctaaatcccgagctcggaaaccagccataagtcttgtagttcttcaattcacaagatTTTCAGTTTACAAGTATTTCCAACTGTCACAATTctcacaattttattttcagtttattcCATCTTCCATCAGATAGTGAATTTCCACCCTTATCTCAAACCAGCATCCGAGATAGGTGATTTTATTACACCCAAACAAAGTTTTAAATCGAGAAGCTGTACTTCGAATCCACCAgttcaaactgaaaatagatTCGCAGTGTTGGGGAGGAGTGATTCGCGTTTCGCTTTGCCTGCAAACAGAGTTACTGTGAACAGAACGCGGACACGCGAGTCTGCGGCGCCTGTATCTCAAACGCAAAAAAAAAAGGTCTACTAGAACTCGGACTTTCAATATTCAGTTTTACGCTGATAGCCAAGGGAGAGATGTCTATAAACATTTCAGAGATGAGAATCATACATTCTCAAGCATGATTAAACCTGGAGCAGGATTCAGGGAGGTGGTGAAGGAGACTGGTGAGGTGAACGCCAATGATGTGCTTGTTTTTCTTGCCGGCACAAACGATATAGCCTGCAATGAGAGGAAGGAGCTACAATCTGCGCTTAGAAGTAAACTACGCGACCTGCAGAGCCGACGTGGAGGTCATGTGCTGGTGTTCTCGGTGCCTCATAGGCATGACCTGCCGAGATGGTCTGCGATCAACAAGGAAGTCCAGAGAGCAAACAACGAGAACTTCATTCTttgcaaaaaatttaaaaatgtttcatttgTTAATATAACCAATATAGGAAGAAGATTCCAtacattgtcacgttattctttatatttaaataacgattagcctcctgcttggcatcagtcggtaagcatgagatttaatacaattaggtcgtggttttctaatagtattcagtcttaaaaaatcttgataggcctagatatgggcttctccataactcttgtaattcagtaaataataaatatatatatataaatgatacttatactatagtgttgaggaatataaaataaattgcacaccatgaaatttacacatatattacataaataatgcaaagatcaatcgaggcaaaaaatatatatatagagcgataaaaaaaataatataaaaatagaacaatatttgaaatcaataaaaatatcacaggctaactttatattctagatttatggcacgaatcattaccatgtgcctttatcttgaaatcatatgcattctttggcatgtagctgtgacatgtacttgctaatacttgtctgcttggataattcaatcaaaaaatatgtgctctaagatcagcttgataaattagccactaataatccaaatatatatatatattaacatctctagtacttagtagatttctttgtatcgaatatatatttttatctcagggtgcaagattcggcacctgacggaaataggtagagccattcatctagtgaattagaactatgataaattatcgcaaattgtattgcaaaaaattaaatattgtatgcatacgtttgatagcctagatttcgtacttctttgattaaatagaaatttctaaaaatattgatctatatatttttctttcaattagatacctttaatactaatttttacttgcgcaagtattactcttattaatttcttaatttataataaccctttcggcgagctagctttgatcatcagattatttcgaagcactagggcgcccatcactaaattcaaatttaaatcactcacgtgtcgaaaatcttcttgtaagccgccgatgtcgatccaactccatgcggtccgggaatatggtagctggaatcgtctcctccaggggttataaatttaattataatgaaaaatgacttctgcttcacaatagcatcacgaagtcttcttaagaaatttaataatttactttaactttaacttttacaaattattaataaggtacttcgctctaaaatatttggggtcctcttatggtggcatctggctggcgagtcctggttcttccttctcaagttttacagatcctctttccgactttcaaattagcataaaatttaaatatctcaatcctccgccattaaattcaaatagatcttacaaaaaatgccaaatattgcttagattatatgattaataatttctttgcattcgagccatattgataacatagattacacaaatttttacacaaaatctagcacatttatataaatatatataatatttttgaattggcctacagttgccgcctattaactgccgttttactattggtgcatgcaattttattaggtattcatgcgcctggtaactcttatttcctgaatacattaaattatttttatttgttttttatttatgctctttgcatgctagttaatattctatatattaatattaattccatgctacctaataattagccacgtggacgggtgttttttcacattgcacaccatccgaatgcaataaagctctgccaaggggttttggtcagattctacgttcttcggtttgatcgatctctaggtcaccgatctgtgaatacatctacctaacctcaatcttcaaatattttataaataatctatttatgagtagtaaacttccttcaaatcccttttaagttcttgtaccatttagccagaacaagctgatgctatctaatcttgtttattatctgcttggcgatattagccaattactttatttttagacctattactatttctgttagggctttttatctacccagatttaaatatgttacaacatCAAATGGCCTTCATTTGAACTCTTTAGGCAAAAAGTTTGTCTCTCAAAAGATTTTAGAATTGGTGCATCAGCTAGCCAACACAACGGAACTAGTTCTTGACCCAATCCCCTTGAAACACAATAACGTCAATCATTTTTTAGGGCACAATCTGATGAAATAAGATCAAGTAGAAGTGATAGTGATTGTATGAATCCAAACAACAAGGATTATCCTAGCTTAGAAACAAACAATagcaaaacaacaaatttgaagaaaataaaaatgattttaataaatatttgttcTCTAAGATCCAAACTAAATCAACTAGAGCTAATCTTATCAGATAATTCTACTGATGTTGTGTGTATCAATGAGCATTGGCTtagtaatgatgaaattaaacttTATGTTCCAAGTGGTTTCACCCTAGCTGCCTCGTACTGCAGGTCTCCCCCACTCACACATGGTGGCTCATCCATATTAGTCAAAAACTCAATCAAATATAGTTCTATGAATGTTAGTAACTTTTGCGTAGAGAAGGTTTTCGAAATATCAGCCATAAACTCGTCCACAATAAAGGTATAATAATAAGTGTATACAGAACACCGGACTCCAATATTCAGGACTTTCTCAGCAAGCTAGAAGAAGTTTTAAATTATATCACTGAGAAATCCTACTCTTTCATTGCAATTGCTGGAGACTTTAATCTTAACATTCTTGAATTACATAGACCTGAAATCCAACAATTTTTAAATGTCATGAGATCCTTTAATCTGTATAACGTGCACTCCCTACCAACAAGAGGAAAAGCAAGCTTGGACAATATATATACATGTGTTAAGTCCGAACGTATTGAGTGTAAACTGTATGATCAGGATCTGATATCAGACCATGCAGGTATATTTGCTGATCTCTCCGTAGATATTGtcagaaattttaaaaataataacaatgagaCAGAAACCCATAAAAGACGTCTCATTACAACTAATAGGCTTAATAACTACAAAAAAGTCTCTCTAGTCATAACTGGTCATACATATGCAATGTCTGTGATACAAATTCTGTGATgtctatgtttattaatgttttaaagtcCTATTTTGATATACACTGTCCTGTAATTAATTATAAGCCAAAGTCTAAATCTAGTCAGAAAAACTGGTACACGTCTGAATTAAAGCTCATGAGGGAGCACCTAATGATGCTGTATAATGTTTGGAAGATAACTAATACTGAAAATGCCAAAGTTATATTTAAGaattacaaaaaacaatattgtatagcTATTGATAGAGCGAAAATTATGGCAAATGATGATGTTATCTGTAAATCCTCTAATAGGAGTAGAGCAGCATGGAAAATTGTAAAGAAGGAAATAGGAAATGACTCAGCTcctcaaaaaattaatatttcaccaGACATACTCAATGACTTCTTTGTTATGTGCCAAATACTGTATCCAAAGATCTAAACCAATCTTCGGTGACCTATGCTGAACTATTGCATAATTTTAAGTTTGCTGAGGGTATTAATAGCAGCACTCTTGAATTCTCATTTAAAGTGGTCAAACCTGAAACTGTGATATCCATTGTGAATAAGTTAAGCTCCTCAAAaagtgaagactgttttggtctatcgaattttattttaaaaaatataattgaatcaattttgaCACCATTAACTCTGATGATAAATATAGTCTTACTCACTGGTCAATTCCCCAATTGTTTGAAACCTGTCAAACTATTAGGCATTGTATTGGATAGTAAATTAAGCTGGTGTAGTCACATTGAGCACTTATGCAAAAAGCTATCAAGAGTCATTTTTCTCTTAAGAAAACTAAAATCCTGCGTTAGTTGTGATACTTTGATTCTTACTTATTATGGTTTGTTCCACTCGCAACTAAACTATGGTCTTAGACTTTGGGGTAATAGTAGTGAGGTGAAAAAAGCATTTGTATGGCAAAAAAGAGCTATTCGTTGTATTGCTGGTTTGAAGAGTCAGGAAACATGTAGGAACAGCTTCATAGATTTGAATATAATGACCCTTCCATCTATGTATATCTATGTCAATTtatatatgtaaaaaaaatatgaaatttttccATAGACATAGCCATCAACATGAGTATCAGACCAGACACCGAGAAAACCTAGTAACTCCAAGTATCAGGCTACACAAGTCACACAGAAGTCACAAGTATCAgcaatatattttgttcaataaactaccTCAATCAATCAGAAACCTGCCATATAAAGTATTTGCGCTTACTGTATCATACTGGCTGAAAAAACaagcattttattcaattgaagaatTTCTCGCCCATGACTTGAGAAGTTTGACGTACCGGTATGGTTGATGTATCAGCAATAGTTTTTAATAGATGTTTTCTGATTTATACTTTAAGTATGTTTTATGTTTGTAATTTATGTTTCAACATGCATACATGTTAATTATGTTTCTTGCATACTTAATGTTTATGACTATTTTTGACagcttattgaataatatgctcattttaattaattctttttgactcGACTGTAATATAAGTCTTAATTAGATTAGTGACTACGACCTATTGTACGCTAGTATAAGATAAACTTGTACTGTACTTAATGGCgaataaaaatcttgaatcttgaatcttgaatcttccTTTTTCCCTTcatttctccttcttattccaACTGTTTGGTTATTGTATCTCACTTTCCCAGGTTTCTCATAATTTTCTTTCCCGTTTATTGAACCTTTCTTTCTCCCTTCacttcatctttttctccatctccttcttattctcaaCTGTTTCACATGTGTCTCTCATTTCTCTGAAATATTATCACAATCTTTTTTTCGGAATTTAAggtatttcggactatgtgttatctgaatttgggagaggaataccacacggttaccttatttttcctctccctatcattttgatgatgtacttattgtatgaatgaatgaataaaatgaaaatccgATGGAGAAGTGAAGGGAAAAAGGAGAATGCAATGAACGGGAGATGAGCTAATAATATGTAGCAATTTGTGAAACAGCAGCCACACATATGTTGCGAAGTTGTCGTAATAGAAGTGAATACGTAGAGTTTAGAATATGGGATGCGCTGCCAGCTAAATTAGCGAGAATAGCAATTAGATCTGGCCATGGCAAATGGTCAAGCGGCGGGTGAGGTTAGGTAGTTAGGGGTAGTGCTAGGAGTAAGGGTTAGGGGTAGAGGGATAGGGGTTGGGATGAAGGTAGGGAATAGGcaaatttcacaacatcacctgGCAGTGAAACAGGGATGGAGGGATAATTCAGTTTTCCTGAATTCGAAAGCTGACGGTCAGTGTGGTTTAGTGTTCCATTTCCcttcttttattcttcttcaccTTTATCTACGtgctcttctttcttcttttcttctccttcttcttctcttctttcttcgtcttcttcttccttcttcttcttctgtcttctttcttttttcttcttattcttcttcttcttcttcttcttttcttcttcttttcttcttattcttcttcttcttctctctttgtcttctttcttcttcttcttcttttcttcttcttattcttcttcttcttcttcttcttattcttcttcttcttctttctt encodes:
- the LOC120353994 gene encoding uncharacterized protein LOC120353994, with the protein product MIKPGAGFREVVKETGEVNANDVLVFLAGTNDIACNERKELQSALRSKLRDLQSRRGGHVLVFSVPHRHDLPRWSAINKEVQRANNENFILCKKFKNVSFVNITNIGRRFHTSNGLHLNSLGKKFVSQKILELVHQLANTTELVLDPIPLKHNNVNHFLGHNLMK